One genomic segment of Bradyrhizobium prioriisuperbiae includes these proteins:
- a CDS encoding GNAT family N-acetyltransferase has translation MQVRFADAGEVDHLARLWHDGWHDAHAPLAPLELIRLRTLASFRERLQAAFPDVYVVGPAGAPLGFCVLKGEELSQLFVAPEAHGSGVAAALIADAEARLAQRGVETAWLACAIGNDRAARFYEKSGWRLAGTFVMSSETSNGPFPLEHWRYEKRLTRPT, from the coding sequence ATGCAGGTCAGGTTCGCCGATGCCGGTGAGGTCGATCATCTCGCGCGATTGTGGCACGATGGCTGGCACGACGCGCACGCGCCTCTTGCGCCGCTCGAGCTGATCCGTCTCCGCACTCTGGCGAGCTTTCGCGAGCGGCTGCAGGCCGCATTCCCGGATGTCTACGTTGTCGGCCCGGCCGGCGCGCCCCTCGGCTTCTGCGTGCTCAAGGGTGAGGAGTTGTCTCAGCTTTTCGTCGCCCCTGAGGCGCACGGCTCGGGCGTCGCCGCGGCATTGATTGCCGACGCGGAGGCACGGCTCGCCCAGCGCGGTGTGGAGACGGCGTGGCTCGCGTGTGCGATCGGCAATGATCGCGCCGCGCGATTCTACGAGAAGAGCGGCTGGCGCCTGGCCGGCACATTCGTCATGTCGTCGGAGACCTCGAACGGCCCTTTTCCGCTGGAGCACTGGCGCTACGAGAAACGGCTCACGCGCCCAACGTGA
- a CDS encoding GNAT family N-acetyltransferase yields the protein MSNEDMHSEREFPVIQRLRPHHVNGAKALIRDVWRENFEAHPDVFVRDFLLLPHALDDIDRAAGETGIGGLFLVQEMRGCVVATGAIRGISDDECELSRMFVATAWRKRGLATALARHLLDDARSRNFKAVRLMSNAQLAASHRLYHGLGFRACPSWDPQDEGRSISMRLRF from the coding sequence ATGAGCAACGAGGACATGCATTCAGAGCGTGAATTTCCAGTCATCCAGCGTTTGCGTCCGCACCACGTGAACGGCGCAAAAGCACTGATACGCGACGTCTGGCGGGAGAATTTTGAGGCTCACCCGGACGTATTTGTCCGGGACTTTCTCCTCCTGCCGCACGCTCTGGACGACATCGATCGGGCGGCAGGGGAAACCGGCATCGGCGGTCTTTTCCTGGTCCAGGAGATGCGAGGCTGTGTTGTCGCAACCGGCGCCATCCGTGGCATCTCGGACGACGAGTGCGAGCTCTCGCGGATGTTTGTTGCGACGGCGTGGCGGAAACGCGGGCTTGCAACGGCGCTCGCGAGGCATCTGCTTGATGACGCACGTTCCCGGAATTTCAAGGCCGTTCGTCTGATGAGCAATGCACAACTCGCCGCATCGCATCGGCTGTATCATGGGCTCGGCTTTCGCGCGTGTCCGAGCTGGGACCCGCAGGATGAAGGCCGTTCCATCAGCATGCGGCTGCGGTTCTAG
- a CDS encoding VOC family protein produces the protein MPHHLGSCRLDHLVICVHDLARAASDWQTLGFTLTPTGVHPFGTSNRLAMFGNNFLELLAVTDVAAVQPAAPGRFSFAAHNQTFLETAEGMSMLALHSTDAHADAARFKTAHIGAYAPFDFGRDAVLPGGGTARVAFSLAFATDAAMPGIAFFTCQQRHPPELFWKADYQHHANGALRVIEVVMSASEPAQHRAFLERLTQSQAELEPGRLTVGQRGDRITVLGPSNMARRLPGCATEGSPRFCAARVAVTDLDATRRVLAHNAVAFEVIDTALLIAPAASHGLALEFVEQETI, from the coding sequence ATGCCTCACCACCTCGGGTCTTGCCGCCTCGATCATCTCGTCATCTGTGTCCACGATCTGGCGCGGGCCGCGTCGGACTGGCAAACGCTCGGCTTCACCCTGACGCCAACCGGCGTCCATCCCTTTGGAACCAGCAACCGCCTGGCGATGTTCGGCAATAATTTTCTGGAATTGCTGGCCGTCACCGACGTTGCGGCCGTGCAGCCCGCCGCGCCCGGCCGATTCAGCTTCGCCGCCCACAACCAGACTTTCCTTGAGACAGCCGAGGGTATGTCGATGCTGGCCTTGCACAGCACCGACGCCCATGCCGATGCGGCGCGCTTCAAAACGGCTCACATCGGCGCTTATGCGCCGTTCGACTTCGGCCGTGACGCGGTGCTGCCGGGCGGCGGCACGGCGCGCGTTGCGTTTTCACTGGCCTTTGCCACCGATGCCGCGATGCCCGGGATCGCCTTCTTCACCTGCCAGCAACGTCATCCGCCGGAGCTGTTCTGGAAGGCGGACTATCAGCACCACGCCAACGGCGCGTTGCGCGTGATCGAGGTCGTGATGTCGGCGTCGGAGCCCGCGCAACATCGCGCCTTCCTCGAGCGTCTTACGCAGAGCCAAGCCGAGCTCGAGCCCGGACGGCTGACGGTCGGCCAGCGCGGCGACCGGATCACAGTGCTCGGCCCGTCCAACATGGCGCGCCGGCTGCCGGGTTGCGCCACGGAGGGTTCGCCGCGCTTCTGTGCGGCGCGCGTGGCGGTCACCGATCTCGATGCGACCAGACGGGTTTTGGCCCATAACGCTGTCGCATTCGAGGTCATCGACACCGCATTGCTGATTGCGCCCGCTGCATCGCATGGCCTGGCGCTGGAGTTCGTCGAACAGGAGACAATCTGA
- a CDS encoding LysR family transcriptional regulator, producing MTYTLPPLNALRAFEAAARHLSFKLAAHELHVTPAAVGQQVKALEARLGVRLFERLHKQLILTAAGQAYLPGISDGFRRIADATSQLKPAGAVLLQLGVHGGFDLRRLALAEFRGAHADIGLRVLYPAGLHELVEGKVDLLIARGLGHHPGYRCDRVYEGSGLGDWLIAPEGTADCPEVVSFREWLRALPAENSLANHRRPRLVGSIGR from the coding sequence ATGACCTACACCCTTCCGCCTCTCAACGCGCTTCGCGCATTCGAAGCCGCCGCCCGGCATCTCAGCTTCAAGCTGGCCGCGCACGAACTGCACGTGACGCCCGCCGCCGTGGGGCAGCAGGTGAAAGCGCTGGAGGCGCGCCTCGGCGTGCGCCTGTTCGAGCGGCTGCATAAGCAGCTGATCCTGACCGCGGCCGGTCAGGCCTATCTGCCCGGGATATCCGATGGTTTTCGTCGTATTGCGGACGCGACCTCGCAATTGAAACCGGCCGGTGCGGTGCTGCTGCAACTGGGGGTCCATGGCGGATTCGACCTGCGCCGCCTCGCGTTGGCGGAGTTTCGCGGCGCGCATGCGGACATCGGTTTGCGGGTGCTGTACCCCGCCGGCTTGCACGAGCTGGTCGAGGGCAAGGTCGACCTGCTGATCGCCCGCGGTCTTGGCCACCATCCGGGCTATCGCTGCGACCGGGTTTATGAGGGATCAGGTCTGGGTGATTGGCTGATTGCGCCTGAAGGCACCGCGGATTGTCCCGAGGTCGTCAGCTTCCGCGAATGGCTGCGCGCGCTGCCGGCCGAGAACTCGCTCGCAAACCACCGCCGCCCACGTCTGGTCGGCAGCATCGGACGTTGA